Proteins found in one Paenibacillus sp. FSL R10-2782 genomic segment:
- a CDS encoding NAD(P)/FAD-dependent oxidoreductase, with protein sequence MTYDVIVIGGGSAGLMAAAAASCEGAKVLLLEKGNKLGRKLGISGGGRCNVTNAKELDELIRHIPGNGRFLHSALAAFGNRDIIAFFEQLGIALKEEDNGRMFPVTDKAKTVVDALVNKVRSQGVDIRTNCPVQEVLYKEGRTAGVRLRSGETLRSRNVIVAVGGKSVPHTGSEGDGYAWAEQAGHTITELYPTEVPLTSGETFIQTKELQGLSLRDISLTVWNAKQKKVITHEGDMIFTHFGLSGPSALRCSQFVVKGMKKDKTSTVLLTLDLQPHKHADEVYRETLELAAADAKKAIKNVLKPYLPERLIPLLLQQTELREDLTYDHIPKQQWQELAHRIKAFPIRVNGTLSLKEAFVTGGGVNLKETNPKTMESKLMPGLFFCGEILDIHGYTGGYNITAAFTTGHTAGTQAALNEML encoded by the coding sequence ATGACATACGACGTTATTGTGATTGGAGGCGGCTCTGCCGGATTAATGGCCGCTGCAGCAGCCAGTTGTGAGGGCGCCAAGGTGCTTTTACTCGAAAAAGGAAATAAACTCGGACGAAAGCTGGGTATTTCCGGTGGAGGGCGCTGCAACGTCACGAATGCAAAAGAGCTGGACGAGCTGATCCGGCACATCCCCGGCAATGGACGTTTTCTGCACAGTGCGCTGGCGGCTTTTGGCAACCGGGATATCATCGCCTTTTTTGAACAACTGGGCATAGCCTTAAAGGAAGAAGACAACGGGCGTATGTTTCCGGTGACGGATAAGGCCAAAACAGTTGTCGATGCTTTGGTCAACAAGGTTCGTTCTCAAGGAGTCGACATTCGGACGAATTGCCCCGTACAGGAGGTTCTATACAAAGAAGGTCGTACTGCGGGGGTAAGACTGCGTTCCGGGGAAACCCTTCGCAGCCGCAACGTGATTGTAGCGGTTGGCGGCAAGTCCGTCCCTCATACAGGCTCGGAAGGTGACGGCTACGCATGGGCAGAGCAAGCAGGCCATACGATCACCGAGCTGTATCCCACGGAGGTTCCATTAACGTCAGGTGAGACGTTTATCCAGACGAAGGAGCTACAAGGTCTATCTTTGCGCGACATCAGCCTAACCGTGTGGAATGCGAAGCAAAAGAAGGTAATCACCCACGAAGGGGACATGATTTTTACACACTTTGGCCTGTCCGGTCCCTCCGCCTTGCGATGCAGTCAGTTTGTCGTAAAAGGGATGAAAAAGGACAAGACCAGCACGGTACTGCTGACTCTGGATTTGCAGCCTCACAAGCATGCTGATGAAGTCTATCGGGAAACACTGGAGCTGGCGGCAGCCGATGCCAAAAAGGCGATTAAAAACGTGCTCAAGCCCTATTTGCCGGAACGCCTGATTCCGCTGCTGCTCCAGCAAACCGAGCTGCGTGAGGATTTGACGTATGATCATATTCCGAAGCAGCAATGGCAGGAGTTAGCCCATCGAATCAAGGCATTTCCGATTCGGGTGAACGGTACGCTCTCTCTGAAGGAGGCGTTCGTTACCGGAGGCGGTGTAAATTTGAAGGAAACCAATCCAAAAACGATGGAGTCCAAGCTGATGCCGGGACTGTTTTTCTGCGGTGAGATTTTGGATATTCACGGGTATACGGGCGGCTATAATATTACCGCAGCGTTTACGACGGGGCATACGGCGGGAACACAGGCGGCTTTAAACGAAATGCTGTAG